Proteins from a genomic interval of Brachybacterium vulturis:
- a CDS encoding IclR family transcriptional regulator, whose translation MDKTSEENGSGVGVLDKAATVLGALEAGPATLAQLVQSTGLARPTAHRLAVALEFHHLVARDMQGRFILGPRLGELAAAAGEDRLLASAGPVLAALRDHTGESAQLYRRQGDHRICVAAAERPIGLRDSVPLGAALTMRAGSAAQILLAWEEPDRLHRGLLGARFTATQLSAVRRRGWAQSIGEREPGVGSVSAPVRGPNGRVVAALSISGPIERITRQPGRLHAASVMSSANHLTELLRRAGS comes from the coding sequence GACAAGACCTCGGAGGAGAACGGCAGCGGCGTCGGCGTGCTCGACAAGGCGGCCACAGTGCTCGGCGCCCTGGAGGCGGGCCCCGCGACACTCGCCCAGCTCGTGCAGTCGACCGGCCTGGCCCGGCCCACCGCCCACCGTCTCGCGGTGGCGCTCGAATTCCATCATCTGGTCGCGCGGGACATGCAGGGCCGATTCATCCTCGGTCCGCGCCTGGGTGAGCTGGCCGCCGCAGCCGGTGAGGACCGCCTGCTGGCCTCGGCCGGGCCCGTGCTGGCAGCCCTGCGGGACCACACCGGGGAGTCCGCCCAGCTCTATCGCCGCCAGGGCGACCACCGCATCTGCGTGGCCGCCGCGGAGCGGCCGATCGGCCTGCGGGACTCCGTGCCGCTGGGGGCGGCGCTGACCATGCGCGCGGGCTCCGCGGCCCAGATCCTGCTGGCCTGGGAGGAGCCGGACCGTCTGCATCGCGGTCTGCTCGGGGCCCGCTTCACCGCCACCCAGCTCTCGGCCGTGCGCCGCCGCGGCTGGGCGCAGTCGATCGGTGAGCGCGAACCCGGGGTGGGATCCGTCTCCGCCCCGGTGCGCGGACCCAACGGCCGGGTGGTCGCGGCGCTGAGCATCTCCGGACCGATCGAGCGGATCACCCGCCAGCCCGGGCGGCTGCACGCCGCCTCAGTGATGAGCTCGGCGAACCATCTCACCGAGCTGCTGCGTCGCGCCGGCTCCTGA